Genomic segment of bacterium:
CCGGCGGTCCCTGGCTCAGAGGTCATCCGTGTCCTGCTGGCGAAGCGCATGCGCCTGTGTGGGATGCGGTACGGCGGTAGCTGGTGGGGATACGCGCCCCAGTATAAGTTCGATGAGGCCCAGTGTGCATTCTTTTGACACACCCGGCCGAGGTCGCTGCCACCCGGAGAGTCAGTGCAAGAACTGCGCCCAAACTGGACGTCGCTGCTGGCGGCTGGGGTCTGCTGCCGCAAAGAGACTTAAAGCAGATAAAACGCCATCGCAGCGGCTCCCAGGGGGATGAGCAGATTGTCCGTACCACGCAGCGCGACGGCTTCCAGCAGGGTCGACCCCACGGCAATGACAGTCGCGGCGATGGTCCGGTCCAGGAGGGGCTGCCCGGGGAGTTCCAGGGACAGGACCGTCATAGTCGCGAGGAACGCGAAGAGGTACATCGCGAAGCTCCCCTCCAGGCTCCGCTCTTCACCAAAGACCCGGTACTTCAGACGCCCATAGCGACGTCCGATGATCGCTGCAAAGGCATCCCCCCAGGCGAGCACGAAGAGACCGATCATCGCCGGTGCCCGCTGGTCGGCGTCCCAGAAGGCCAGCAGCAGGATCACGAAACTGACAGGGAAGAGGATGGTCCCCAGATTGCCGGTCTCGGATTCCTCAATCGCCGCGAAGAACTTCAGCTTGTAGCTCGCGAAATTGATTCCGATGAACAGCGCTGGCAACACCACCGCCCAGCGGACATCCGTAAAGAGATGAAAGGTCGGCCAGATCCAGGTCCCGATGGCGATGTGCACGAACTTCCGGGTGAAGTCGCCGGGGAGTTTGAGCCACGCCCGGACCCCTTCCGCGATGGTCAGCACCAGCGCGACATAGCCCAGCGACAGGAGAAAGGCGACCGGGTTCGACATGACTGCTGGATAGTACCCCCCCTCGCCCTGCCACCCGGCTATACTCCGTCGCAATGACCGCAGGACTCCCCCTCAATCGCATCCTGATAGTGCAGGCGGACCTGCTCAAAATCGCGGCGAGTGCCATTGTGAATGCTGCCAACACCGAACTCTGGCTGGGGGGTGGAGTCGCGGGGGCGATTGCTGCTGCGGGCGGACCGCAGATCGAAGCGGATGCCATGACCCAGGGTCCTATCGCACCCGGTGCCGCTGTGATCACCCGGAGCGGCCACCTGGGCAAGGAGGGCATCCTCTACGTCATCCATGCCGCCACCATGGAACCGGGCAGCCCCTCCTCCCCCGAACTCATCGCCAAAGCGACCTTCAGCGCTCTTGAGCTGGCGACCCAGAAACGACTCCCCAGCGTCGCCTTCCCCGCACTGGGCACTGGTGTGGGGGGGGTCGCATTGCCCGATTGCGCCATGGCAATGCTCACCACCATGCAGAGCTATCTGAGCAGCAACGCCTACCCCAAGCTCGTACACATCGCCTGCTGGAATCAGGATGCACTACAGGCCTTTCGGGCAATCGCACAGAGTCTGACCGCTGGACCTCCATCATGAGCCGCTGGCGCTGGCTCCTGCCGATCCTGCTGCTGGCTCTCCTGGTCCTGCCCGCCATCGGTCAGCCGGGGGGGGAATCAGCCGAAGACGTGGCTGATGTTGCGGAGTCGGAAGTGGCAGATCCTGCGCCGGAAATCCTGGACCCCAATATTCAGATCCAGGTGAATGAAGACCTGTTGGGGCTCATCAGAGCTGGACAGACTTTTCCGATCGTCGTGGAGCTCACCACCCTCGAAAAACCGATCAATGGGATGCTCGAGATCCATCTGCCGGGCGAGCCCATGATGCAGTTGCCGTTGAGCCTCGCGCCTCCTGCGACGCACCGGCAAGTCTTTATCGGACGGCAGCAACCGCAGGCCATGAACTACAACCCGATGAGCGGTACCAGTGGTTCCGCTCCACCTCGCCTGACGATCATCCTGCGGGCAGGCAACCGTATCCTGGTGCGACGTCAGGTGGAGCTGAGCGTCAATCAGGGGGGCGTGCAGTGGGGCGAGCTGACCAGCCAGATTCCGCTGCTACAAGTCGCCGCCGGCGTGCTGCAGGTCGAGACGCCTCTCAATGGCATGACTCCCGAACGGCTGATGGAAGAACTGACCCGGGAGCGCTACGACCCCAGTGCCAGTAATCCGGCATCTGTGCCGACCGCCAGCTTGCCGATGAGCCAGGACCCGCCATTGGTCCAGGGCTTGCCGGCCGGCGGCTTCGCCATCCCCGGGGCCTATGGCGGTTTCGATCTGCTCTATCTGCATGGGGTCGACCCACGCCTCTGGTCGGCAGAGCATCAGGCGACCCTACAGGATTGGGTACTGCAGGGGGGCGTCCTCCTGCTGCATCCCGGGTCCGCGGTGGACTGGAACCCCTGGAGCCTGGTGGGACTGACGCCTGAGGGGCGGGTGCCCGCCAGTGAACGCCCGGTCGGGTCCATCGCCGCCCTGGGCGACTTTCTCAGCACGCCGACGCCGATCCCCAGTTTGCAAACCGAGCGCTACACCCTCCCCGCATCGATGCGTCCGCTGGTGCTGGCCGAGGATGGCGCGCCGCTCCTGGGCTGGCAACCCTATGGCCGGGGCTGCATCGTGGCTTGTACTATTGACCTGCTCCATCCGGAGTTGCGGGGCTGGCCGGACCTCCCTGCGGTCCTTCAGTGGATGGCCGACTGGGGCGCTTCCCACCGCCTCACGACCGACCAGTCCCCTGGCTTGCAGGCGGCGATGCTACTGGGGCAGTCCGGATACTCTCCCTACGGGTACTACCGAACCCCTCAACCCGGACCGTCGGCTGCACTCGCGCTGCCTGTCTTAGGCTACGCCACCACCTACCAGGCATCACACGGCATACGACCTGCGCAGTACTTTCTCGGCGCGTATCTCGTGTTGCTGATCGTGACACTGCCCCTGCTGCGCAGCCGCAGCTCCTGGCGTCCGCTGACCACCCTCTGGGGCGTGGCGATGCTTTCCAGTCTGATCATGAGTCCCATCATCCAGCCACAGCCGATCCAGTGGCGGGCGGGGTCGGTGCGGTTGGGCGGCCCGGAAATGGTGCGGCAGCAGCCGACTGCCATCGAACTCTATGCCCACCGGGGGCAATACGACTCCCGATTCCAGTTGCCAGATGCTGTCACTGCCCCCCGGCCGATACCGGGGGGCATCAGGCTCGCGCCCCGAGTTGGTGAGTTTGGCGAGGGGCTGACCACCGCCCCCAATCAGTATCAACTGCGGCTCCAGTCTCCCTCCCGACTGGAGGCCCTGACCCTCCCGATCTGGATGCGCATGACCCTGGAGGATGTGAAGCCGCCAGTCGCCGGCACACCGGGGTTCACCGCCCAGCTGGTCTCCATAGGCGAAGCGCCGCCTGCCGTACAGATCGACATCACAGACCCCACATTCAAACCGAATGCGCTGTACGCGCTGGCGGGACAGGGACGGTCGCTGATTTCCTGCCGGGTGGCTCTCAAAGACGTGTTTGTCCCAAGCCAGACCTGGCCCCTTGAGTTAGAGCGCCAGGATCGCGGAAGCGTGGACCAGCCCGAAGCGGTGGACTATGACTCCCAACGCTACTGGTGGGAGCATCAGACTCCCGCATGGTCGATCGCTTCCGGCAACACCGTGAGTACAGAACAGCGGAAGCGCCTCGAGTGGCTCAACAGCTATGCCAGCGCCTTCACGCCCTGGGTGACACATCTGGGAGGGCTGGTGGTAGTCCTGGCCAGGCTGCCGGACCCCGAGTCCGGGGAGTTGCCAGACATTCGCATCTGGTTGGATTCATCAGCCTCATCGGTCGCCAGTAGTAACCCATTGGTCCGTCTGGGCTGGTCGCATCAAGTGTTGTTGGAGACGGTCGGCTCGGCGCTTCAGCTCCGCATGGAACCGGGGGGCATCCTGATGTGGCACACCGAGTCCCCGATGGCAGACTCGGTGGTTCTGAGTCTGACGCTGAACGACGATCCTGCATCGGTCGTGCTCGAAGCCTGGCGACCAGCGAGTGGCTGGAGCATGGTCGCGCCTCTCCCGATCACCTACGAAGACCGGGCGCGCTTTCCGGTCGGGACCAGTGGGAGTGCTGAAGCCCCGACGCTCTATCGGATCCGGGCGCTCCGGCCAACACAAATCACAAACCTGCAGTTCACCGACCTTGGCTATCCCGCTTTGGACTCCCCCGAATGAACCGGGCTGCTGCGACCCGACTCGACCAGGTGCTCGGTGATCCGGCGCTGAGCCTGCTGCTGGTGCTCTTTGTGCTGGTGGGCTACCTGATCGTCCGGGTCCCCTGGGTGGACATGCAGGACGCGACGCAGACCACTGGGCTGGACTGGATCATGCGCCCCGTGCTCATGCCTGATCAGCGATCAGGCGATGGCTCACTGACTGGCGCAGTTCTGCTCTTGCAGGGACTTATCTGCGGGATGCTCCTGCTGCTGCGGGGCGCCGCCTTGCAGCTGCCAGGGGACATCCCGACTCGCGCGGGAACTCTTCAGCAGCGCGCCATGTCCGACCTGTGGCTCCTGATCGCGATCAGCCTCGGTCTGGGCTTGCTGCTCTTTCCGGTGGTCTGGGTCGGGCAGCCGGGCGACGCGGAGGCAGCCTGGCAACATTGGTGGCCTCTGCAAACGGCCCTGCTGGGTCAGGCCGCGACGCTGTCCTGCTGGGTCATTCTCTGGTACGCCCCTCGTCCCGCCCGATTGTTCCAGTACCTCGGTGCCTGGCTGGGGATGGTGGCCCTGACTGTTCTCTGGCTCCAGCAGGCCCTCCCTGAGAGCGGGGCCGGCGCGGACTGGCTGGTGCCGACTGTCGGATTGCCCCTCGCCCTGGGACTCGCCTGCTACCTGAAGTGGTCGCACTGGCAACTCTCGACTCCTTCGGAGTCCCGCCTGCCGTGACCGATCACCCCTCCCCTGCCACGCCAGAGCGGAGCAGACCTTGGCATACTCTCAGGATGCCGCGTTGTCTGACCGCACGACTGCTGACGCTCTGCTTCCTCCTGTGCAGCAGCCTGTTGTTTGCGCCAGCCGTGCTGGCGCAGGGCGATGGCGCATCCGGGGTGGAAGAGACCGAAGCCACCGCGGCGACCGATGCCAGTGGCGCGTTCCGGATGCAGGTGGAGGTCCCCTTCGGGACCGCCCGGCAGGAGAGCGTGAATCATCTGGTGGTCCTGCTGGAGAATGCCGGGCCCGATTTCTCCGGGACACTGATCCTGAGTACGGTGAGCTGGATTCCGCACACCCAGTATTTCCAGCAGGTCGAACTGGCTTCCGGCACCACCAAGCGGTTCACTTTTAATGCCTTCGAAGGGACCCAGCCATCGTTCCAGGCGATCCTGCTCGACAGCCAGGGCAACGAAGTCTTGCGGCAACCGGTGACGCCCTTCGCCAGCGCTTCCAGCGATGTG
This window contains:
- the ymdB_1 gene encoding O-acetyl-ADP-ribose deacetylase; protein product: MTAGLPLNRILIVQADLLKIAASAIVNAANTELWLGGGVAGAIAAAGGPQIEADAMTQGPIAPGAAVITRSGHLGKEGILYVIHAATMEPGSPSSPELIAKATFSALELATQKRLPSVAFPALGTGVGGVALPDCAMAMLTTMQSYLSSNAYPKLVHIACWNQDALQAFRAIAQSLTAGPPS
- the vte5 gene encoding Phytol kinase, whose product is MSNPVAFLLSLGYVALVLTIAEGVRAWLKLPGDFTRKFVHIAIGTWIWPTFHLFTDVRWAVVLPALFIGINFASYKLKFFAAIEESETGNLGTILFPVSFVILLLAFWDADQRAPAMIGLFVLAWGDAFAAIIGRRYGRLKYRVFGEERSLEGSFAMYLFAFLATMTVLSLELPGQPLLDRTIAATVIAVGSTLLEAVALRGTDNLLIPLGAAAMAFYLL